The following nucleotide sequence is from Hevea brasiliensis isolate MT/VB/25A 57/8 chromosome 7, ASM3005281v1, whole genome shotgun sequence.
TAGGTGCTTATTTATAAACTAGAACTTTTAGATTGAATAGTCTTATAGTGTCAGAATCTGTTTAATGAAGTGGTCTAGAATTTCTTtggcattaattaaatttaagttcATTTAATTGCACTTCTAGCCTTGTTGACTTTGATGCAAGGATgatgtcttcttcttctttctagatTAAGCTGCAGACCTATTCTTTAATAATGTGAGGTATAATCTTTTGCTAGACATATGCCACCTCAAACATGTGAAACAAATTTGGACACTCAAAGTGAGCATGTCCTAGATTAACGGCCTATGCACCAGTCAGCTTTTGCTGTTATAGTTCTGTTCTAGTAAAAGAGATTATTTAGTCCTTTCACTTCACATGATATGGGTAAAAAGTTTGGAAATTATATGTAGACGCTTTTGTTGTGTTAAAGTCATGTTGCAGCATAAGTGAGAGATGACATTGAAATTCATTGTTTCTCCTTCGCAAATTTTAATCTGTTCTATTGTGTTATTCATTCTCTGTGTGCATGTTTCATGACTTGCAGATGTGTGACCAATAATGATAAACCATGCAAATTTTTGGATGTTAacctatactcaactcaactaagcctttatcccaaaaatttattggggtcggctatatgaattctctttctccactctaaacgattttgggttaaatcctcggatgTTAACCTATAATACCTACATATTACATCTCATAGCAACCTGTTAACCAAAATTTCCAATTTAATTGTGCGATATGTGAGTTGCAGCTAATATTTTTACATTTATTACGGAACTTCACTTTTGTTCTTATTCTGGGACATGCATGTTGTTCTTCCATTGTGGTGGCTGTAAACCCATCTAGTATGGGTCATTCAACAAAAGATAATGGGCAAGGATGGCAAGCATAAATAATAGGGGAAAGGAATTCTATTATTCTTCTCAAATGTATTGGCATTCGAACTGATTTGATGTGTTTATCTGGCAGGCCAGAATCATTTGATCCAAGAGGCCTTTTGTGTGATCCACACGAGCCTGGAGGACTGTTTCCAATTAGAAAGTCACAAGATGCTGCTGTTGGTGAGCTTGTACGTATGCTAAAGAAAGCACCACCTCTACGCCAAGACTTCTCCACTTCAGTTTGTTTGTCGCAAGACAAAATGTCTAGCAGCAGCCTCCAAGAGCAGCAGGCTTCTGCAAGCATTGCATCTTCAGGGCTTGTTGCATCAAAGACAACAGCTGATGCATTGGAAGAACTTCGGGGTTACAAAGAGATGAAGAAAGACTTGTTGCTTAGTCAAGCTGGTAGGTCCAACACATCAGCAAATGATACTTGTATGCAAAAATCTACAACTGGTTGAACTCGTGTTGATACTTGCACATATGTATAGCTAATGGTTTAAGAGGTGATTTCATACTATACGAATGTTTTATTAGCGCCCATTTCCTCTGTATATATGAGGCGATGTGAAATGATGAGTGAGTTTCATACATTATCGAAAGGTTTACAGCTAACTTTAAATTGCCGCAACTTTTGTAGGTAAATTCTGTGCTGTGTTTATGACTGCTTAAAAATAGTGAGATCTTGGCTTCTGTGTCATGCAtcgatgatatatttttctttttgtgCACTTCATAGTTTGCCCCTTTTTCAATGAAATTGTTGTGGAACTTAAATTTTATCCAGGTTCTAAGGCTTCGTGGGGTTCAATGCGGAGTTTGATCTAGTTTTGGTGTAATATCATATCATTGGTAGGATTAGGTGgaaatgtaattataattaataaatttgaggAATATTTTTTAACCCTAATTTTCACTAGTCAATGGTAAGGCCATTTGGATGATTGATGAGGATGACATTGTTCACATTATGTGAACGTTTTCTACAGAAAATTGATTGAAGTTTTTAATGTGATTTCATG
It contains:
- the LOC131181597 gene encoding autophagy-related protein 13b-like, whose protein sequence is MCLSGRPESFDPRGLLCDPHEPGGLFPIRKSQDAAVGELVRMLKKAPPLRQDFSTSVCLSQDKMSSSSLQEQQASASIASSGLVASKTTADALEELRGYKEMKKDLLLSQAGRSNTSANDTCMQKSTTG